A single window of Leptospiraceae bacterium DNA harbors:
- a CDS encoding STAS domain-containing protein, with the protein MELKVRNLNKSKVFQLVGSLDIYTASKVKKEITQIIDDEEVESVILDMANVNHMDSSGIALLANIQKKMKSGGNKFGLLSPTNDIMAVLKLSSLDSFFTIYNSEAQVK; encoded by the coding sequence ATGGAACTTAAAGTTAGAAACCTTAATAAAAGCAAAGTATTTCAATTGGTAGGAAGTTTAGACATCTATACTGCATCCAAAGTAAAAAAAGAAATTACACAAATAATTGATGATGAAGAAGTTGAATCTGTGATTCTAGATATGGCAAACGTAAACCATATGGATTCTTCTGGAATTGCACTGCTTGCAAATATACAAAAGAAAATGAAGTCAGGCGGAAATAAGTTCGGTTTACTTTCTCCTACGAATGATATTATGGCAGTGTTGAAGCTTTCTTCTCTCGATTCATTTTTTACGATTTACAATTCTGAAGCGCAAGTTAAATGA
- a CDS encoding SpoIIE family protein phosphatase — MNPILNQFKNSRSLRLQIGILYSFLALVNILFFSVMIFENQTELLVKNFKYQSENFVTSVMTDLNSKKISKADEANLKALKENLFYLEIFQFRIFDKTGEVWYNEKGIVTGEMAEEDLTKKAKEISDTTSVFSSKYKLELNKEDFTIKFLIPLVAEPEEAGPLFLSTQLSIKTMQERLTKLYYQIGVAFIWGLISHILFGIYIYRVIFSRVSQLKDATDKMALGDLTSRATWKFNREDELDVLGQAFNGMAGKIEETIQTISTLNEEINKELKIGREVQEMFLPSNKKLKALKVATSYRPMREVSGDIYHFYKFPAGKMNKKEYQGIFFADASGHGVSAALVTTVLIMSLENIIAKSIHPGYIIQKLGDIIGNRFQSSFFATAVFFLIAEDGEILCSNAGHNAPICFRPSTGEIFYFKSVGPPLGMVDEFDYKVIKMPAKPGDKLLIYSDGLVESPGKDDEQFSEKRVLDIIEANMHIPNKDLLELLAEELDKFAIDYRDDVSMILVEIP, encoded by the coding sequence ATGAATCCAATATTGAATCAATTTAAAAATTCTAGATCCTTAAGACTACAAATCGGTATCTTGTATTCCTTTTTGGCTTTAGTTAATATTCTATTCTTCTCTGTTATGATTTTTGAAAACCAAACAGAACTTTTGGTAAAAAACTTTAAATACCAGTCTGAGAACTTTGTTACCTCGGTAATGACCGACTTGAACTCTAAAAAAATATCCAAAGCTGACGAAGCCAATCTAAAAGCCTTAAAGGAAAACTTATTTTACTTAGAGATCTTTCAATTTAGAATCTTTGATAAAACCGGAGAAGTTTGGTACAACGAAAAGGGAATCGTCACAGGCGAAATGGCAGAAGAAGACCTAACCAAAAAAGCAAAAGAAATCTCTGATACCACTTCTGTTTTTTCTTCCAAATACAAACTAGAATTAAACAAAGAAGACTTTACTATTAAGTTTTTAATTCCTCTCGTTGCTGAGCCAGAAGAGGCAGGACCACTATTTTTAAGCACGCAACTAAGCATTAAGACCATGCAAGAGCGTTTAACAAAGCTTTACTACCAAATCGGTGTTGCCTTTATATGGGGACTTATTTCTCATATTCTATTTGGAATTTATATCTATCGTGTTATTTTCTCTCGCGTAAGTCAATTGAAGGATGCTACAGACAAGATGGCTTTGGGTGATCTTACATCTAGAGCGACCTGGAAATTCAACCGAGAAGATGAGTTGGATGTTCTAGGACAGGCATTCAATGGAATGGCTGGCAAGATTGAAGAAACGATTCAAACTATTAGCACTCTAAACGAAGAAATCAATAAAGAATTAAAAATTGGTCGTGAAGTGCAGGAAATGTTTCTTCCTTCTAATAAGAAACTCAAAGCCCTTAAGGTCGCGACTTCCTATCGTCCAATGCGAGAAGTGAGTGGGGATATCTATCATTTTTACAAATTCCCTGCTGGTAAAATGAACAAAAAAGAATACCAAGGGATTTTCTTTGCGGATGCTTCTGGTCATGGAGTATCGGCTGCCCTTGTCACAACTGTTCTTATAATGAGCCTCGAAAATATCATCGCCAAGTCCATTCATCCAGGCTACATCATTCAAAAACTCGGTGATATTATCGGGAACCGCTTTCAATCTTCTTTCTTCGCAACCGCCGTTTTCTTTTTAATCGCTGAAGATGGAGAAATTCTATGCAGTAATGCAGGACACAACGCTCCTATTTGCTTTCGTCCTTCGACTGGTGAAATTTTTTATTTTAAGAGTGTCGGACCTCCTTTAGGAATGGTGGATGAATTTGATTATAAAGTAATTAAAATGCCAGCAAAGCCAGGCGATAAACTCTTAATTTATTCAGACGGACTAGTTGAAAGTCCCGGAAAAGATGATGAGCAATTTTCTGAGAAAAGAGTTCTGGATATTATTGAGGCTAATATGCATATACCCAATAAAGATCTTTTAGAGCTACTTGCAGAAGAATTGGATAAATTTGCAATAGATTATCGAGATGACGTTTCTATGATTCTCGTGGAGATACCGTGA
- a CDS encoding polyprenyl synthetase family protein yields MKIEVPLLIKQFNSKLNAIIKEDLPILEDIKEKVIESGGKRIRPLTHYFLTQLLGYRGKEWLDVGTIAELIHAASLLHDDVIDGADMRRGKPTIGKLYGNKTAILAGDYLLACGIDHLNRLNNPKLMSAYTSVIRDLSVGELIQMQWEKNAKITMNEYNQIIYGKTASLFGAVGLTAGILSEVEEKKKQRLHQFGVNMGMLFQIKDDYIDYFQSSENSGKTQMKDFINGLYTYPLIVLREKANKKEIAEITKILALPERGVTEVMRINELLFAYSVQKEITLRLKKLSEELVNFLKEFTESPIRKMMIEKIEELVEG; encoded by the coding sequence CTGAAGATAGAAGTACCTCTATTAATTAAACAATTTAATAGCAAATTAAATGCAATTATCAAAGAAGATCTTCCTATTCTAGAAGACATCAAAGAAAAAGTTATCGAATCCGGCGGTAAACGAATTCGACCATTGACTCATTATTTTCTCACTCAGCTTTTGGGTTATCGAGGTAAAGAGTGGTTAGACGTTGGAACGATTGCGGAACTCATTCACGCAGCTAGTCTATTACACGATGATGTAATTGACGGAGCAGATATGAGACGCGGCAAACCTACGATCGGAAAACTCTACGGCAATAAGACTGCAATTCTCGCAGGAGACTACTTACTCGCCTGTGGAATTGATCACCTCAATAGATTAAACAATCCAAAGCTCATGAGTGCATATACGAGCGTTATCCGCGATCTCTCTGTCGGAGAACTCATACAAATGCAATGGGAAAAAAATGCAAAGATCACAATGAACGAATACAATCAAATCATCTATGGTAAGACTGCATCTCTTTTCGGAGCCGTTGGTTTGACTGCGGGAATACTTTCGGAAGTAGAGGAAAAGAAAAAACAACGACTGCATCAGTTCGGGGTTAATATGGGTATGCTCTTTCAAATCAAAGATGACTATATTGACTATTTCCAGAGTTCCGAAAATTCAGGAAAGACACAGATGAAAGATTTTATCAATGGTCTATATACCTATCCTCTCATTGTCCTTCGAGAAAAAGCAAATAAAAAAGAAATTGCTGAAATTACTAAAATCCTTGCTCTTCCAGAACGAGGGGTAACAGAGGTTATGCGTATTAACGAATTGCTATTCGCATATTCTGTTCAAAAAGAAATCACTCTTCGCTTGAAAAAGCTTTCGGAAGAATTAGTCAACTTTCTAAAAGAATTCACCGAAAGCCCTATTCGCAAAATGATGATTGAGAAGATTGAAGAATTAGTAGAAGGGTAA
- a CDS encoding twin-arginine translocase TatA/TatE family subunit, whose product MLPPLALFNLGPWEIAIILLIVLLLFGGKKLPSQKI is encoded by the coding sequence ATGTTACCACCACTTGCATTGTTTAATCTTGGTCCTTGGGAAATTGCTATCATTCTATTAATTGTCTTATTGCTTTTTGGAGGCAAAAAACTTCCTTCTCAAAAGATTTAG